The Limanda limanda chromosome 21, fLimLim1.1, whole genome shotgun sequence genome contains the following window.
CAAAAAAGTGGTGGGACTGAGCAAGCTGGCAAGGtaacgcaacacacacacacacacgcacactaacgtacacacacacatttgattcTGGTGTTAGTGCCATTTGGCTGCGTTCTTCTGTTATCTCAGTGCATTGACCTGGAGGCTTAGGGTCTAAGCCCACTGGGCGTAATCTAGTCCCCTCACCGagcacactcacagacacaagTCCAAACTCAGCTCTCTCGAGCCATGAGAAAATCCCTGCGGACCTGTGGGAATCACCCGTTATTATCACAGCCTGTCTCCATCACTGTCTTCCCTAAAATCTGTGTGAACACACAAAGCCAGAATAACAGTAACAGAGTCCCTCTTTGTTTTTGGATAAACTGTTGAATCTCCCTCGACAGATTCAGACAATGATGAATCTTTCATAGATGAAGGATTATACAGCAGGATGGTCAGAGTTGAAGCTAGGGGTCAGGGACTGATGCCAGAGTTAATCAACAGCTTAACAAATGattgaaattaaatttattaCACCTAATCTGCAATCAATCTTCGTTTTGCTTTCTGCAGGATTGTGGAGATTTTCAGTCGCAGGCTTCAGGGTAAGCAATGGCAGAGATGGTGCTATATGTCCATTGTCTCAGCAGGTGACTACAGAACATAGTCAGTCTGGTATCTTCATGTGAACACGAGtcctttcattttgtttctttcagttCAAGAGCGTCTGACCAAGCAGATAGCCATGGGAATATCTGAGGCTCTGCAGCCAAAAGGCGTAGCTGTGGTCATTGAAGCATCGTAagcaatctcacacacacacacacacacacacacacacacacacacacacacacacacacacacacacacacacacacacacacacagacacacacagacacacacacacacagacacacacacacacagacacacacacacacagacacacacacacacacacacacacacacacacacacacacacacacacacacacacacacacgccgccCTAACCCTCACAGGCAAAATGTGGAAAGTTGACGCATACTTtcaccgaggcccaacagttcacttaaattcaatcaatctggaccaaattctacacactcatataaatcataaatatgcctgattttttttcattaagatccattcattattttctgggaaaatattagaaatattaaaaagcaatcccgcaatgttaaagacaatgtaaaaacaattcctggatctgctgcctggtctggatcagcaccaacatttaatgggttcttccctgacccatacctcGTACCCCTTACCACTAAGCCGAgccatgtgtgtatgtgtgcgttttTTCCAGGCACATGTGCATGGTGATGCGAGGCGTCCAGAAGATGAACAGCCGCACAGTGACGAGCACCATGCTGGGAGTTTACCTCGACGACCCCAAAACCCGGGAGGAGTTCTTGACTCTTTCGCAGCAGACCTAACGGATGTCACCCACCACTGACTCTCACGCCCCCCCGTACACAGCAGCACACGAAAAAAAAACTCTTGAGCGACACCGGATCCGCATCTTAATCTATTTGGGTAAAATCATCAAAACCCAAAGCAGGAAATGTAATGCTGCCTTTTCGATGCAGGATTCGGGCCAACTCTGGATCTCGACCACTCCACACTAAAGCGGGAAAAGATTTCAATTCCAGCCGCTGAAATCCACAATTTGAAAATCACTGTGAACAGTAAATGTAGTTCCGCAGTCTTGGTGCCTTTGCTAGATATTTCACAGTCTTACATGGCAATTGTTTTTATAACTCATGAGTGCAATGTTGTAATGTGACAATACTTCATAGTTTGATTTCCTGATGGGAAATTCTTCGGTGCTTTTGCAAAGAGATACATTCCCATACTTTGTTATTGTATTTAAAATCAtccaaatataaacatatttaacaatcTGTGTCCATTCTGCACAAAGTTATGAAGTATTTGTAATTTATGACAATTTTTTAGACATCTGTAATCCAACGAGTGATTGAATAATGCACTGAGTACATTTTGCTGTTATTGCTGACGACTGTAGCAGGGATTCTTTGCCTAAATAAAATGATAGAAACATCATGGAAGTTGTCAACTTTCTTTTGAAGAGCCCAGGTCAAAGTTTCAGTGTGTTGTGCttgttttataaatgaagcCTAATGGTTTGACATTACACAAAAAGTGTCTGTTTCATtctatgtactaatttctacaGATTTCAAACTTCAAGATTCAGACGATAGTTACATGATAATTTGGGGCTGTACATTGGCACAGcagtgctttgagctaaatgccaACAAGCTAACGTTAAATCATGCTCATCACCTTCTTTGGCATGTTAGCATAAACAAtcgcaaacacaaacagcactcagtagagcacgtACCTcccccaaggcccaacagtcccctgaaattaaatcaaacaacaCTAACTCCcaaacactcatagatataaGTCGACTGAActtgtttgattattttaaaacaaaagatccatgaattgttccctgggaaatcagtgaaaatgtccaaacaaTCTCACAAAATTAAAGAAAGTTATTTATCCAAATTCAATCTAATGGaatcttccttgggtcatgtcccacccctccacagAATTGTACGCAAAGCTGTGCTGCAGTTTTTGCTGAATCCTGCCAACTAATAAACAATAAAGGCCCAACATTCTACTAATGGAACCgcattcaaattcactagatctttTTTATTAAGAACCATGCATAActatctgagaaatcaacgaacacattaaaaaaacctgatccagatctacatcaagatttaatgggttcttccctgggGCATAGCAGCATAATTGCAGTTATATATCAGGAAATCTAAAGTCCAGAATTACCGTAAACAACCAGCTACAcctttcaatttttttatattagatCACAGCAGCTTGTTTTGTTAAATGCATTGCATTTATGACAACCAAACATTACCTACTGTACATTTACTAAACCAGCTGAAGCCTGGTGCCGTTTGTGGAACAACAGGATGAATCAATATAACTATAAAATTAAAGCAAGTGGTTAAAGCCCTTGGGGCGAGCAGGGCCTTTAAATGTCAAACATGGGGCTTGTCATCAGACAGCCTGTGACCTGTAACCTCTGAGAGcatgtggagaggaggaggggggtcaCACCTGACAGTGCAGCATGCAGTTTCTAAATGTGATTATGTTTGAATAAACCAATTATTACAGGCGTACAGGACAAATATGGGTATGTTGTGCGTAAGAGGCTAAAATTAAACCCTTGATTGCTTCAGGCAAAGGTACAAAATATCCCTGACAGATGAGGTCCTCATACTGAATGCTTTAATTCACTCAAAAAAAATGCAACACAGAACAAATTACATAAGAAAtcaattattgttaaaaagaaaaggtcaaagtatttaatttaaaatacaaaaaattacaaacaaGAAGCCGTGGCTCAATAAACAGATGATAACTGGTGGTGTGAATGGAGAGGACAGGGCTACCCTGTGTATGGCCACTGAATTAGTTCCAGTAGCTTGATATAATATTCTACAATAAGGAGATAAAACCAACTCCAAATGTTACTCTTTCACTGAGGTGGGGAGAATAACAACAAAGATGTACAACAAGGATTTatggacaaaaaaagaaaatgtgtcaaGATGAAAAACACCTCCATCTCATCATTACATCCGTTCTGCACTTTCAGAACAGTTCTCTTCTCGACACGCTGTCACACTGACGTCTGTTTGTAGTTCTTTGTGTCCAAAACTCTCTTTCCGCACATTGCGCAGATTCCTGTAGACAAAAGAGCAAATAAAGattgttttataaatgaaaaaCGATTAAGAGATGCTCTTCTTTACAGAGAGCCACTGTTTTCTATGGTTTTCTTTACGCGCATGCATAAAAACCCATTATAATCTTCAAACTTGCTTGAAATAAGGCATTTTTAGCACTATGTTAAACCTGCAGTATCTGTTTTGGTCACTTGGGGGCAGTGGACACAAGCTGTGAGAACACTAACATGTTTACATATCTAACAGACATAAAGGAACAGCAAATTCGGTCAAACAAACAGGATTGAGTTCAATGAGTTCAAATTGAAAACTCAAatcaataatataaattaaatgaataacaaaacaaactttcTGCATAACTGCATAAAGAGGGTAATTAAGAagacattattattaaatgaaCCAACTCTCTATGCTCTCATTGCCTCAGATTCTTaagtgtctctgctccactaGTCTCAGTAAGACAATTTAATTTCCTGCCAAAAATTAAAAATCTCAAACTTAATAGAAAAGTTTCCTCTCCATTTGCCTCATTACACTGGCCTCTACAACCATATCAAAAATAAACCTCTCAAAGCGACAATACATGAGTGCAACACAAACTTTATACCTTTCTTGTATGCACAGCCCTGGCAGTAGTGTGATCCAGACTGATGAACGGAGCTCTTGCAGATCCTGCAGGTAGCGAAGCCGGTCTTGCTGTAAGGATCAAACCTGTTGAGGGAGATAAATCACAGATCCATTAATAGAGATGTTTTTCAGCCTGTTAGCAGCGCAGTTCTCATCCTACATTTGTGTGACTAAAGTCGGTCTTCATCAAGCCTCACCTGGCCTTTTTAGAAGTCAGCATCTTGTTTTCATTCAGCTTACGCCCACCGCCCTCTGAGTGAAGGAAGCAGAAAGAACACCATTAAACATGATCAATTAAGTCATATTAGATCACAGTGGctcacatttaaaagaaaaagagaaatatggAGTAGTGGGAAACAAAGTGTAAAATTTAAAAGAGAGAGCCAAGCTTGGGTGAGTTATCGTGTAAAGGTTCTGAAGGTGGTTGatcagggttttttttaatattgaatGTGCATATAAAGTCCTTGTCAGTTCAGAAAGATGTAGCACAAGGTGAGCTGTTGTCCAATTTGAATATCTTAGTTAATATGAACAACAAATATCCGACACAATCTTTTTGGAAAAGGTAGTTGAAAAAAACGTAAGGACACATTTATTTCTTATGCAAAGCGAAAGCACCTTGAATATGTGGTTTTCTGTCATCTACAgtctaaattatatttttccGAAGCTTGAACAATGTTGGCTTTGTCTCTCCACCATTGTTATAGTTATAGTAACTATCAAATCATCAATCCTAATCCCAATGTAGCTTTAATTGAGAAATCAACCCAGGTTTATGCACAATAGCTCCCAAAACCAGTGACATGTAACTGAGCACATTTACTCGAGTACTGCAGTTGAGTTGGAATGTGTTTGTACTTTTAGGGTTTTTTCCCCTTTATGTAACAGTCTGCTTCTACTCAACAATTCAGCGATGTTATAGCTTCGCTAGCACCACATTTGTCAGAGTTATTCTCAGGTCATTTCACGTCGAAGAAGGATGTAAGATCACCTGTTGTGTTCCGAGCTCCATCCTTCCAGGTGTCAGGAGTGATGACCTTACCGAGCTTCTTCTCGCCTGGAACGACAGGGAACACACAGCTAACAGatgagcaacacaaacagatgagCAACAATAACAGATGAGCAACAATAACAGATGAGCCACACAAACAGATGAGCAACAATAACAAACGTATTACAGGAATAAAGTTGGTGTTTATGAGGAGGTGAAGTCACACGACGTTAGCTTCCGAACTACCCCCAGTCTTCGTAAAATAACAAATAGATTAAACTCTTAGGTAGAAAGTATGTCTATGTTTTCATACGTACATTTATCACAAACCATCGTATCCCTTTGTTCGTTATAAGGGAGGTTTTCTCGACGGTCTGTGAACTGAAGAGAAGTGTTAGCTAACTGTTAGCTTGTTGGCTGGCTAGATGTAAACTTCCGGTCTGCTTTCCGTCTTTCGTCATAGTCTTGGTAACTGCTATGACGATGTCTAATTTCATTGGGTGGCTTTGACGTCCGTCACGAAGGCTCCCtgtaataaaagaaacaaattgaaatactacttcctgtttcctgcagactagttttttattttttcaaaatacaaGTTCCCTGATGGTGATTATATTCTTGTACATGTCTGATCCTTagactgttttatttattcaataaatcaaattgatACATGCCATGTTTCAAATAGAGACttgaaaatatgaaatacttctacacagacacaaaacaacaaaacacgtGTGTCATATTTAGGAGAGGTCAAtactattattttttttaaagttaattaataaTACACTTCATCATCATAAAAAGCATGACATTCATGACAAACCACCATCATGGCCTCAACGAATCGGTTACAGACTTTCCACTATTAACATATAGTATTTGAACCCAACAGTAGACTCTTATTGTGAAGTCTGAGCGGAAGTCACGGTAGCTCCGTGTTTACGGAAGTTACGTCCTTTAATCCATGGACACAACTTCCGCCTCACGTCTGCTGCTAAAcgaacaatttaaaaacattgcATGTAGCTACTTGCAGGAGTTTGACCGCTGACTGGTAAGGTCGCCGACATGTGGGACCATGAAATCAGATCCATGGCGTCCGCTCACGCCATCATCGCCGCCGCGGTGTTCATGGCCACCGTGCTGCCCGCGGTGCTGGTTTCCGGCTTCTCGGTGTACGGGACCCACCTGCTCTGGATCTACTCGGTGTCCGCTGCGGTGACCGCGGTCAACGTCGCCGTCTTCTGGCTGCTGGGGATCTCGCCGCCCACCAAGAGGCACACGCTGGGATACAAGGTGACTGGCTGGCTGCTGGGTGTGTGGAGGTGGTCGCAGGGATCATCACTGACACACAGTGATAAAGCAGATGTGTTGTAGTGACAGTTCAGTGCTCCATTAAAGCAGGTTCCTTTCATCCTTTTGTGATGCTtgcaaatataaataacattttatttccttcaGATTTCAGTTTAATTTAGAAATCTGAAGTAAGTCACTTAAATATCTGACTACAGTGCAgatgccacacaccctcctccagccactgaacatttgaacatttgcactagactgttatttttgttactactgtattatcccacctaaagtgtattcatatttttatatatttatatatttatcttgctcatagtgtattcatcgatcttatatcatacaatacctcttaatactgtactattccatatatatttcttaatgtacatatcttatttatatacatattccactttaaatatgcacatactctgcacttttactgccttttattgtacttctggttagacgctaaactgcatttcgttgtataagtacttgtactgtgcaatgacaataaagttgaatctaatctaaaaaaaaaatgctttacaTAAACTTGATCAATGTTCATCATTTGAATCACAGCTTACGTCAAATGTCTTTACcttcttattgtgtgtgtttgtgtagaaatCCATGGCTGTAAATATGAACGAAACACATTCATCCAACTGAGACTGTTAATCCGTAGGAAATTAATCTTTCATCTGActaacttttgttttgttgaacttcCTTCGCCCCCTTCTCCCTGCAGCTGTCCAGGCTGTTTCGTTCTTGTGTCTACTTCTTCCTCTCGTGCCTCTTCTTCCACACGGTGGTGGTTCTCTACGGAGCTCCACTGATTGAGTGAGTCGATGGTGCCGCTCGCCCTCCAAACTACAGctgtatattgtgttttatacaTTCTAATCATTATGATCTAAACATTGCTGTTGTCTATTGTTTGGTATATTGACAGTTATAATTCTGAGGGTTTAGACAGGGATTCGATTGGTGATCTGAAACTCTAATTCATGTTCTCCAGATCCGCCTTGGAGACGTTCTCCCTGGCTGTGCTGCTGACCTCTCTAACCACGTTaaggtgtctctgtgtcctcGGGCCCAATGTGCAGGCCTGGATACGTGTGTTCAGTCGGCACGGGTAAGCTCTTCTCCCTGTTCCCTCTgtcatgtgtttcatgtgtttatcTTGTGTAACTGAATCGAATGTAACTGACCTCGCTTCgctctgtctccatctccagTGCGATGTCAGTGTGGGACACCTGTCTGCAGATTACAGTCGTCTGCACGCTGGTAGGAGCCTGGGTGGGAGCGTTCCCGATCCCTCTGGACTGGGACCGGCAGTGGCAGGTCAGCTCATGTCTCTCATAAACAAAAGGGACACAGTGGGATCTTTGTCCTTGTGTTAGGCATCATGCAAGACCATTTAATATTCTACTGCTAAGTATTTTTAGGAAAAAGGAGAAtttgtttaaatgaaatgttagCAAAGAGTGAAACAAGTTACTTCATGCTGCAGAGCGTCAAGGAGCTTCAGGaatcaacagacaaaaacatgacaaatataCTGGTGTCAGCActgatatattaaaacattaaatacataaataaaagaaCTCAGGAAGTTTGCAAACCATTACGTTGATGATACAAACagaattatgttgttttttgctTTGAGTTTATCAAGGGTGTATATTGTTCTGTTgttgatttcattattttaactaGACTGAAGCAATATGCCGCCTCTTAATACACAGAATTAATTTAATTGGCCTCCCCAAATGCTCTGAGGCTTAGGTCAGAACACAGAAACAgatcaaaaaaacattataataaATTCCTCAGGGCAAACAGAAACTGTGTTTAAGAGTGCAGGACAGGCATCTCTACTTTAATTTCAACTCTCTTTAAACTGGTTGTCAGGACTAAGGTATTGAAACATGTCTTTTTATGGGACAATCCGTCTTATATGTCCTCAGGCCTCTGAACTGATTCAAATGAAATCTGTCACTCGAGAATCACCctataaactttaaaaaaaacaagctttagTAAGTTGTGCGCTGCCTTTCACAGTAATAAATAGTTTTATGTTGTATCCGCCTCTGGCCACAGTGCAGTACAGCTCCACCACAGCTTGTTTCCATTCATCATTGAACTGTATCAAATATGAACTCTATAAGGATGTAATTACGATTCAATACAGTACaattaaatcttttttattaaattaaccacatttttaaatgactagaaggaaaaatattgaaattatAATTGCGAGGGGAGTTCCATGCAAAATGACTCTGGGAAATGGAAAATTAGAGTTAGATAATTGGAGCATAAGTCTAAATGACAACAGAGCAGTAGTTCTCCTCCAGATGCCCCTGTTTAAACTAACCGAACATTACCCGAGCGGAGACGTGTGCCGGTTGGCGAGATGCTCAAGCTCCTCCCCATCTATTAGAGCAAAGATTCAGTGTTTTATCACCATTAATGGCTGTGAACTATCAACCTCACTTCACCCTCTGCTTCCTGTAGGTTTGGCCCGTTTCCTGCAGCCTGGGCGCCACCATCGGCTTCCTGACCGGGCTCATCGCTGCTCCTGCGTGGATCCACTACCACCGCAAACATCTCACGTACAAGTGCAAGTGATGTAGAGCAAACACACTACGAGGAGGTTTCATGTGCTCCAGCAGGAATTCCTTGAACTTTTTACTTGTTATTTATATGGAACGTTCACTCTGTTTGCATCCTGTGGGAAAGATGTTTTCTCTAGCAATATGGGGACATGATCATTTGTACCCTTGAAGGTTGAATCTGCCCCTGAAGATTTTTGACAAGAAATAAAATGCTACTTCTGCCACAGTGTGAAGCGTCATAGTTGAAATGTCCCTaaattgcgtgtgtgtgtgtgttatttgacGCAATACAGGGAAGAAATTGAGCCTCGCTCTCATTTGCAAAGTAATCAGTATCAATGTAATGTGGTCACTTATTCAACTAGACATGAATGGAAGTTCGACAAAGTTTAAACTTGTTGCAaagtgtacttgtgtgtgtacacacacacacacacacaccgttctGCACCTGAAGCAAAGTactgatcagaatcagaatcagaagtattttattgccaagtacgtttacacatacaaggaatttgctctggttgttggtgcatacaatgaacatagagacataaaaacgcaataaatacaacatacataggagagcaataaataataggaaaccagtatatatttactcactgtttacttcttatttactcactttttaccaatatttatacaaagtaacatttattttgacaaacatttctgaataaaaatatataaaagataaaaagtgaagtaaaaagtgaaatgctaaattaCGATTCAATACAgtaacaattaaattatttttattaaattaatcacatttttaaatgactagaaggaaaaatattgaaattatAATTGCGAGGGGAGTTCCTTGCAAAATGACTCGGGGAAATGGAAAATTAGAGTTAGATAATTGGAGCATatctaataataaaaacacataaatacaacatacataggagcaATAAataataggaaaccagtatgtatttactcactgtttacttcttatttactcactttttaccaatatttatacaaagtaacatttattttgacataaacatttctgaatgaaaatatataaaagatataaaaagtgaagtaaaaagtgaaatgctgaATGCAAATCAGtaaacagtgtcagattgcaatatgcaatgtaatgcagtataatataatatgatatgatataatgtgttaatttaacacatccggtgtgggggtggaataaaagtccgagtcaggtgggggtcccgggccttgttgataaggccaactgcagtctggaagaagctggtcttgtggcgggaggttttggtcctgatggcccgcagcctcctgcccgagggaagaacctcaaagagtttgtgacccgggtgGGAAGGATCAGCTACAATCTTGCCTGCACGCCTCAGGGTCCTAGAGGCAAACAGGTCCTgtagagatggcagattgcagccGATCACCTTCTCAGCAGAACGGATGATCCGCTGCAGCCTGCCTTTGTCGCTTGCTGTGGCAGCAGCGAACCAGATGGTGATGGAgaaggtgaggatggactcgatgatgcaggtgtagaagtgcaccatcattgcctttggcaggttgaacttcttcagctgtcgcaggaagtacatcctctgttgtcctcttttggtgatggagctgatgttaAGCTCCCATTTGAggtcctgggagatgatggtgcccAGGAAGCGGAAGGACTCCGCAGTGACGACTGGGGCGTCTCTCAGGatgatgggggtgggtggggctgGGTTCCTTCTGAAGTCCACaaccatctccactgtttttagagcattgagctccaggttgttctgCTCACACCAGGACACCAGATGGTCAATCTCCCACCATAGGCGGACTCATCCCCATCAGAGATGAGCCCAATGAGGGTGGTGTCATCCGCGAACTTAAGGAGTTTGACGGACTGGTGACTTGAGGTGCAGCTGTTGGTAtacagggagaagagaagaggtgaaAGAACACAGCCTTGAGGGGAACCGGTGCTAATAGATCTGAATTCAGAGACATACTTACCCAGCCTCACGCGTTGCCTcctgtcagacaggaagttttgttcctttttaaaCAGCCATTAATCTTGCTCCAACTCTATTCcaaccccctcctccctttcccGCTCTCATTTTCATTCCACCTTGTTCACATCCTTAGGCAGCCGTATTGACTAActcttattttatatttccagGATTAAAGAAAACGTGACTTCTGCAATGTGTGACATTTTCAGTTGGACATGGGTGGGGTTTGCTGGACAGTTTCATAACACGGCAAAagggcagagtgtgtgtttgaactctTACGTAAGGTTGTTGCCAGGGAAAGgaggcagaaagagaaaaatagcCTGACGGAAGAAAAACCATTTCTTTGGAAACACACAGGGAAAGAGAAGCCCTTTAAGTAGCCTGCACTTATAGCACCAATCAGCACTCTCTTTACACGCCGCAATCTCCTCCGCCATGTGCATCACAACCTGACCTCCTGCTGGTTCTTCCATTACCTTCGGCTCTCCATGAcccattttttttacttcctaTCCTGCTTGTGATTGGTCATTACATGTCGAGAGGGGAGTAAATGGCGAGCGGGGGCCCTCAGAGAGCAGAAGGGCCGTGAGTCGATTTCACCCTGATCCCAGCTCAAATCACACCCTGATTTCACTTGAGGCCACTTGTGAAATGTGACTGTGTATTTTTATCCAAGGCGAGATGATTCATACGGTGCAGGTACGTACCACGCCTGGTGAGTCTCGAGTGGCTCCCATTTGACCTCGCCAAGtggttttttaaatttttaatcaATTCGCTTTGTGGACCGGAACTCGGACGGAGCTGCATTGTTCGTGACCCAGTCCCACTTGTCGTCATTTAATCTGCGAGACGAGCACAGGGGCCatttgtacaaacacacacacactctcagacactctcacactcacacaccaatGCTCCTGCCTCACGAATTGCTCCCCTGAAGTTCTCATTCAATCTCAGAGAaccttatttattaatttgtacTCAGGCTGTGCTATTGTGGCAGGGCCATTTTAAGCCAAGGTGATTtgtctctcccctctcccccgcCTCAGTCTTTCCTGCGAGGCGGCTGTAAGAGCCATTTGTATTTGCAGAGCGGTTATGTTTCTGCATTGTTCCTACGCGGCGGGGCAAACAGACGTAGATATATACCGCATTAAGAGGCCCACTCGGCTCTCCGCGGTGGATCGGGTCACCCATTATCTGTACCATGTGAAAAGATCGCTCGAGCTGCTGTGAATTAACACCGAAACGCTGCAGATGTGTGCAGCCTTTCAGCCTCTTTCCGGTTATTTTGGGTTTGCAGCCACTCGACACTACTATGTcagcagaagaaaataaaaaaaaaccagaTGAAGAGCTGTGTATTTCTTCTCTGGACTTCATGTAAAACAAACCACAGTGAAAAGCAATGTGAGAATTAGATTTAGTTTTGCCTGTAGCAGCCAGAATCTGACACCGGCTGGATGAGTTTTCATCTAGAGCCCTCATTGTAAATTTGAAATATAGCGTTGGAACTCTAACATCATCCCGCCCGAACAAAGGAATAAGATGAGGAAACTAAAGTGGTTTTGTGAGAAATCAAATAGAGCGAGAAACAAGAAATGAGGCAATTGTGTGAGATGTGAATCGGAACAAAAGAAAAGCTCCCACGTAGAAATCAATGTCACCAATGTGCCTCCACCTCGTCCTTCTGTTTTCACATGTATCAAAGAAATACTGTGACTGTCATCGCTATCTGTAACCAGGACACTAATTACAATAAAACCATAGACCGTTTCTATTGATGACGTGACAGCCCCTCTAAAGTGAAGCATCACgacccccgaccccccccccccatcccctgtTGGCTGCAGTAAAGATCATTGTGTTAGCTCTTATTTGTTGCATTTTGGTTCTAATTCATTATGTTTTAGTTCTTATTCGATTAGCTCCATCCATTGTGTTGCTTGTGTACTCGTGTGTTTATGCCGCTGATCTAAAAGAACGTTTCAATCCCGTCATCATCTTTTACATATGGCAATTGACTTGG
Protein-coding sequences here:
- the pigf gene encoding phosphatidylinositol-glycan biosynthesis class F protein — its product is MWDHEIRSMASAHAIIAAAVFMATVLPAVLVSGFSVYGTHLLWIYSVSAAVTAVNVAVFWLLGISPPTKRHTLGYKLSRLFRSCVYFFLSCLFFHTVVVLYGAPLIESALETFSLAVLLTSLTTLRCLCVLGPNVQAWIRVFSRHGAMSVWDTCLQITVVCTLVGAWVGAFPIPLDWDRQWQVWPVSCSLGATIGFLTGLIAAPAWIHYHRKHLTYKCK
- the cript gene encoding cysteine-rich PDZ-binding protein: MVCDKCEKKLGKVITPDTWKDGARNTTEGGGRKLNENKMLTSKKARFDPYSKTGFATCRICKSSVHQSGSHYCQGCAYKKGICAMCGKRVLDTKNYKQTSV